In the Acidobacteriota bacterium genome, one interval contains:
- a CDS encoding KpsF/GutQ family sugar-phosphate isomerase, which produces MEILGKSPAETARRVLEIEAAAIREVHDRIASDGAPFERAVAAIHACAGRVVVTGMGKSGHIGRKIAATFASTGTPALFMHPAEAIHGDLGMVVPGDVVLAVSNSGETEELLRLLERIKRLGVTLVSLTGRTGSTLAVQSDIHLHGGISQEACPMDLVPTASTTAALALGDALAIAVLQAKGFRPEDYAQLHPGGRLGKKVLRVEQVMHSGDQLPVVSPKAAVRDAILEMTKKRLGLTAVCGEDRIVQGIVTDGDLRRLMQRHPDPLNHRADEIMSKSPVTIGREELAAVALKRMEERRITALLVVDASGRLEGVVHLHDLWRTQLV; this is translated from the coding sequence GTGGAGATCCTCGGCAAGTCCCCGGCCGAGACGGCCCGCCGCGTCCTCGAGATCGAGGCGGCGGCGATCCGGGAGGTCCACGATCGGATCGCATCCGACGGCGCCCCGTTCGAGAGGGCCGTCGCCGCCATCCACGCGTGCGCCGGACGCGTCGTCGTGACCGGCATGGGGAAGTCGGGCCACATCGGCCGCAAGATCGCGGCGACCTTCGCTTCGACGGGCACGCCCGCTCTCTTCATGCACCCGGCCGAGGCGATCCACGGGGACCTCGGCATGGTCGTCCCCGGAGACGTCGTCCTCGCCGTGTCGAACTCCGGCGAGACGGAAGAGCTCCTGAGACTCCTCGAGAGGATCAAGCGGCTGGGCGTCACGCTCGTCTCGCTGACGGGAAGGACCGGCTCGACCCTCGCCGTCCAGAGCGACATCCACCTCCACGGCGGCATCTCGCAGGAGGCCTGCCCGATGGACCTCGTGCCGACCGCCTCGACGACGGCGGCGCTGGCGCTCGGTGACGCCCTCGCGATCGCGGTCCTCCAGGCGAAGGGATTCCGCCCCGAGGACTACGCGCAGCTCCACCCCGGCGGCCGCCTCGGAAAGAAAGTCCTGCGCGTCGAGCAGGTCATGCACTCCGGGGATCAGCTCCCCGTCGTCTCCCCGAAGGCCGCGGTGCGCGACGCGATCCTCGAGATGACGAAGAAGCGCCTCGGGCTCACCGCGGTCTGCGGCGAGGACCGGATTGTCCAGGGAATCGTCACCGACGGCGACCTGAGGCGGCTCATGCAGCGCCATCCCGATCCGCTGAACCACCGCGCCGACGAGATCATGTCGAAGTCGCCCGTCACGATCGGCCGCGAGGAGCTGGCGGCCGTGGCGCTGAAGAGGATGGAGGAGCGCCGCATCACCGCCCTCCTCGTCGTGGACGCCTCGGGGCGCCTCGAAGGGGTCGTCCACCTCCACGACCTGTGGCGAACGCAGTTGGTGTGA
- a CDS encoding CTP synthase: MSTKYIFVTGGVVSSLGKGLAASSMGRLLESRGFTVTLQKFDPYLNVDPGTMSPYQHGEVYVTDDGAETDLDLGHYERFTSTVTTRSHNCTTGKIYETVINKERRGDYLGATVQVIPHVTDEIKAAILKPSEGVDIQICEIGGTVGDIESLPFLEAIRQFRLELGLRNSIVIHLTLVPYIAAAGELKTKPTQHSVRELRAIGLQPDILLCRCDRPLDKSLKKKIALFCNVPPECVVTAQDVKSIYEVPIVLGQEGLDAMILKLLDLPYRDKDMREWERLVETIRSPRDEVTIGIVGKYVGYEDSYKSLSEALVHGGVANNVKVNLQWIEAEEMEGDALEEKLSEVDGILVPGGFGIRGVAGMIEAIRFARERQIPFFGICLGLQCAVIEFSRNVCGIADADSSEFNPDTPSRVIYKLRDLLGVDQLGGTMRLGKYECVLAPHSFALQAYGTREVSERHRHRYEVNKEYLPQLTSHGLRVTGTTPDGKFVEMIEIEDHPWFLACQFHPEFKSKPLHPHPLFVNFIKAADGYRAAGRPMAQAGSRARSARAARAGHEGGAAVPKLNER; the protein is encoded by the coding sequence ATGAGCACGAAGTACATCTTCGTCACCGGGGGGGTCGTCTCGAGCCTGGGCAAGGGGCTCGCGGCGTCGTCGATGGGGCGGCTCCTCGAGAGCCGCGGCTTCACCGTCACGCTCCAGAAGTTCGATCCGTACCTCAACGTCGATCCCGGCACGATGAGCCCGTACCAGCACGGCGAGGTCTACGTCACCGACGACGGCGCCGAGACCGACCTCGACCTCGGCCACTACGAGCGCTTCACCTCCACCGTCACCACGCGCAGCCACAACTGCACCACGGGGAAGATCTACGAGACGGTCATCAACAAGGAGCGGCGCGGCGATTACCTCGGCGCGACCGTGCAGGTGATCCCCCACGTCACCGACGAGATCAAGGCGGCGATCCTCAAGCCCTCCGAGGGGGTCGACATCCAGATCTGCGAGATCGGCGGCACCGTCGGCGACATCGAGTCGCTCCCGTTCCTCGAGGCGATCCGGCAGTTCCGCCTCGAGCTCGGCCTCAGGAACTCGATCGTCATCCACCTCACGCTCGTCCCCTACATCGCGGCGGCCGGCGAGCTGAAGACGAAGCCGACGCAGCACTCAGTGAGGGAGCTGCGGGCGATCGGCCTCCAGCCCGACATCCTCCTGTGCCGCTGCGATCGCCCGCTCGACAAGTCGCTCAAGAAGAAGATCGCCCTCTTCTGCAACGTGCCGCCGGAGTGCGTCGTCACGGCGCAGGACGTGAAGTCGATCTACGAGGTGCCGATCGTGCTCGGGCAGGAGGGGCTCGACGCGATGATCCTGAAGCTCCTCGACCTCCCCTACCGCGACAAAGACATGCGCGAGTGGGAGCGGCTCGTCGAGACGATAAGGAGCCCGCGCGACGAGGTCACCATCGGCATCGTCGGCAAGTACGTCGGCTACGAGGACTCGTACAAGAGCCTCAGCGAGGCGCTCGTCCACGGCGGCGTCGCGAACAACGTGAAGGTCAACCTCCAGTGGATCGAGGCCGAGGAGATGGAGGGGGACGCGCTCGAGGAGAAGCTCAGCGAGGTGGACGGCATCCTGGTCCCGGGCGGCTTCGGCATCCGCGGCGTCGCCGGGATGATCGAGGCGATCCGCTTCGCGCGCGAGCGGCAGATTCCGTTCTTCGGGATCTGCCTCGGCCTGCAGTGCGCGGTCATCGAGTTCTCGCGGAACGTCTGCGGGATCGCCGACGCCGACAGCAGCGAGTTCAATCCCGACACGCCGAGCCGCGTCATCTACAAGCTGCGCGATCTCCTCGGCGTGGATCAGCTCGGCGGCACGATGCGGCTCGGCAAGTACGAGTGCGTCCTCGCCCCCCACTCCTTCGCGCTGCAGGCGTACGGAACGCGCGAGGTCAGTGAGAGGCACCGCCACCGCTACGAGGTCAACAAGGAGTACCTCCCGCAGCTCACGTCGCACGGGCTCCGTGTCACCGGGACGACCCCCGACGGGAAGTTCGTCGAGATGATCGAGATCGAGGACCACCCGTGGTTCCTCGCCTGCCAGTTCCACCCCGAGTTCAAGTCGAAGCCGCTGCACCCGCACCCGCTCTTCGTCAACTTCATCAAGGCGGCGGACGGCTACCGAGCCGCCGGGCGGCCGATGGCGCAGGCCGGCTCGCGCGCGCGGTCGGCCCGCGCGGCCCGCGCGGGGCACGAGGGCGGCGCCGCCGTCCCGAAGCTGAACGAGAGGTAA
- the kdsB gene encoding 3-deoxy-manno-octulosonate cytidylyltransferase, which yields MARAVGVIPARYDSTRFPGKPLASLEGRPLIQHVWERASRARRLDRIVVATDDERIRSAVAGFGGEAIMTSRDHASGTDRAEEAVRRLEEKGAAFGVVVNIQGDEPLLDPEALDGLVAAFDDDAELGYATLAEPFTSSDDILDPNTCKVVTDAAGDALYFSRSPIPFLRVTGADGIEPIARAIAARPGRTSGYHRHVGIYAFRRAALAEFSRLPAGKLEKMEGLEQLRVLEAGRRMRVVVSTRVTMDVDTPQDLETVRSLLHGSGLAHREGR from the coding sequence ATGGCCCGCGCCGTAGGAGTCATCCCCGCGCGCTACGACTCGACACGCTTCCCCGGAAAACCCCTCGCATCCCTCGAAGGCAGGCCTCTCATCCAGCACGTGTGGGAGCGCGCCTCGCGCGCGCGGAGGCTCGACCGGATCGTCGTCGCGACGGACGACGAGCGCATCCGATCCGCGGTGGCCGGCTTCGGCGGCGAGGCGATCATGACGTCCCGCGACCACGCCTCGGGGACCGATCGCGCGGAGGAGGCGGTGCGCCGCCTCGAGGAGAAGGGGGCGGCCTTCGGCGTCGTCGTGAACATCCAGGGGGACGAGCCCCTGCTCGACCCGGAGGCGCTCGACGGCCTGGTGGCGGCCTTCGACGACGACGCGGAGCTCGGCTACGCGACGCTCGCCGAGCCTTTCACGTCGTCCGATGACATACTCGATCCCAACACGTGCAAGGTCGTCACCGACGCGGCGGGGGACGCGCTGTACTTCAGCCGGAGCCCGATCCCCTTCCTGCGCGTGACGGGGGCGGACGGGATCGAGCCGATCGCGCGCGCGATCGCGGCGCGCCCGGGGAGGACGTCGGGGTATCATCGGCACGTCGGCATCTACGCCTTCCGTCGCGCGGCGCTCGCCGAGTTCTCGCGGCTGCCGGCGGGGAAGCTCGAGAAGATGGAAGGGCTGGAGCAGCTGAGGGTGCTGGAGGCGGGACGCCGCATGCGCGTGGTGGTCTCCACGCGCGTCACGATGGACGTGGACACGCCTCAGGATCTGGAGACCGTCCGGTCGCTCCTCCACGGGAGCGGGCTGGCTCACAGGGAGGGTCGATGA
- a CDS encoding ABC transporter ATP-binding protein, with amino-acid sequence MANATPQAIEIENLGKVFRKRRSIGDTILHPFKSQGAVRALDGVSFSVRPGEIFGLLGPNGAGKTTLLKILSCLVSPTSGFARVQGHDTASAEHRVKSSIGLVTSDERSFYWRLTGRENLHFFASIYNVPRDRVRARCQELLEKMEMAPKADQPFMEYSTGTKQRLAIARALLHDPPVIFMDEPTRSLDPTAAKHIREFVVGTLNRKEGKTILLATHNLPEAESLCRRLVILHLAKVRRFGTMEEVRSWETSRERYAIEIAGLSATRILQGGDGALHFAGCALEVRAPEAGGPADRVVVDVRVDAGGAALTELLRRLLAAGGTILSCSRREASLQEVFDLVAGEGAGEGAES; translated from the coding sequence ATGGCGAACGCGACGCCGCAGGCGATCGAGATCGAGAACCTCGGCAAGGTCTTCCGGAAACGCCGATCGATCGGCGACACGATCCTCCACCCCTTCAAGAGCCAGGGGGCGGTGCGCGCGCTCGACGGCGTGTCGTTCTCGGTGCGGCCGGGCGAGATCTTCGGCCTCCTCGGCCCCAACGGCGCCGGCAAGACGACGCTCCTCAAGATCCTCTCCTGCCTCGTGAGCCCCACCAGCGGATTCGCGCGCGTCCAGGGCCACGACACGGCGAGCGCCGAGCACCGCGTGAAGAGCTCGATCGGCCTCGTCACGTCGGACGAGCGCTCCTTCTACTGGCGCCTCACGGGGAGGGAGAACCTCCACTTCTTCGCCTCGATCTACAACGTGCCGCGCGATCGCGTCCGCGCCCGCTGCCAGGAGCTGCTCGAGAAGATGGAGATGGCGCCGAAGGCGGATCAGCCCTTCATGGAGTACTCGACCGGCACCAAGCAGCGCCTCGCCATCGCCCGCGCCCTCCTCCACGATCCTCCCGTCATCTTCATGGACGAGCCGACGCGCTCGCTCGATCCGACGGCGGCGAAGCACATCCGCGAGTTCGTCGTCGGGACGCTGAACCGCAAAGAGGGGAAGACGATCCTCCTCGCGACGCACAACCTCCCCGAGGCGGAATCGCTCTGCCGCCGCCTCGTCATCCTCCACCTCGCGAAGGTCCGGCGCTTCGGGACGATGGAGGAGGTCCGCTCGTGGGAGACCTCGCGCGAGCGCTACGCGATCGAGATCGCGGGCCTCTCCGCGACGCGCATCCTCCAGGGCGGCGACGGCGCGCTGCACTTCGCGGGGTGCGCCCTCGAGGTGCGCGCCCCCGAGGCGGGGGGGCCGGCCGATCGCGTCGTCGTCGACGTGCGCGTCGACGCGGGGGGGGCGGCGCTCACCGAGCTGCTGCGCCGTCTCCTCGCGGCGGGGGGGACGATCCTCTCCTGCTCGCGCCGCGAGGCGAGCCTCCAGGAGGTCTTCGATCTCGTCGCGGGAGAAGGGGCAGGCGAGGGGGCGGAGTCGTGA
- a CDS encoding ABC transporter permease, whose protein sequence is MRLVSVLLKAWAFIRRDLAIEMSYRSAFVLQFMGVFVSVGIWFFLSDMFRGMAPAMKGVEGGEYFPFILVGVAFYHYLTVALTAFASRVRNEQLTGTLEAMLVSPTRTPTLVLASSLWDFVFTSFRVVVYLAVGVAVAWIAGRPIAIHASGVLPSVVVLGLTILSFCGIGIIVASSVIYFKRGESINSFVTSASALIGGVFYPTQALPPWLQSMSSFLPITYALRGIRRALLSGASFGDLLPEIQVLALFALVLVPVGLVVFRWSLRLARRDGTLVQY, encoded by the coding sequence GTGAGGCTCGTCTCCGTCCTCCTCAAGGCGTGGGCTTTCATCCGGCGCGATCTCGCCATCGAGATGTCGTACCGGAGCGCTTTCGTCCTCCAGTTCATGGGGGTCTTCGTCTCGGTCGGAATCTGGTTCTTCCTCTCCGACATGTTCCGCGGGATGGCCCCCGCCATGAAGGGGGTCGAGGGGGGGGAGTACTTCCCCTTCATCCTCGTCGGCGTCGCCTTCTACCACTACCTCACGGTCGCGCTCACCGCCTTCGCCTCGCGCGTGCGGAACGAGCAGCTCACGGGAACGCTCGAGGCGATGCTCGTCTCGCCGACCCGCACCCCCACGCTCGTCCTCGCCTCGTCGCTGTGGGACTTCGTCTTCACGTCGTTCCGCGTCGTCGTCTACCTCGCCGTCGGCGTCGCGGTCGCCTGGATCGCGGGGCGGCCGATCGCCATCCACGCGAGCGGCGTCCTCCCGTCGGTCGTCGTCCTCGGGCTGACGATCCTCTCCTTCTGCGGCATCGGGATCATCGTCGCGTCGAGCGTCATCTACTTCAAGCGCGGCGAGTCGATCAACTCGTTCGTGACCAGCGCCTCGGCCCTCATCGGCGGCGTCTTCTACCCGACGCAGGCGCTCCCTCCGTGGCTGCAGTCGATGTCGTCGTTCCTCCCGATCACCTACGCCCTCCGCGGGATCCGCCGGGCGCTCCTCTCGGGGGCGTCGTTCGGGGATCTCCTTCCGGAAATCCAGGTGCTGGCGCTCTTCGCGCTGGTGCTCGTGCCGGTGGGGCTCGTCGTCTTCCGGTGGTCGCTCAGGCTGGCGCGGCGGGACGGAACGCTGGTGCAGTACTAG